In one window of Candidatus Cetobacterium colombiensis DNA:
- the pstA gene encoding phosphate ABC transporter permease PstA yields MKFLKGNSGAAIELFIKVVALMTVIPIFLILGYIIYKGVPAISWDFLTEVPKRGMRAGGIFPAIVGTICLTLGTIAVSVPFGVFTGVYLVEYAKDNLLTRIINLTIINLAGIPSIIYGLFGMALFVIYFKLGVSILSGSLTLGIMCLPVIITATREALLAVPNSLREASLALGATKWETISKVVIPAALPGISTGVILSISRAAGETAPILFTAAAFYLPFLPTSIFDQVMALPYHLYVISTQVPNMPQSNMHGTLFVLVFITVGFNLIGAYIRNKFEK; encoded by the coding sequence ATGAAATTTTTAAAAGGAAATAGTGGTGCTGCTATCGAATTATTTATAAAAGTAGTCGCTTTGATGACTGTGATACCTATCTTTCTAATTTTAGGTTACATCATTTATAAAGGTGTCCCTGCAATATCTTGGGATTTTTTAACAGAAGTCCCTAAAAGAGGAATGAGAGCTGGAGGTATATTTCCTGCGATTGTAGGAACAATTTGCCTAACACTTGGAACTATTGCTGTATCTGTGCCTTTTGGAGTTTTTACTGGAGTTTATCTTGTAGAATATGCAAAAGATAACTTATTAACAAGAATTATAAATTTAACAATAATAAATCTAGCTGGTATCCCTAGTATCATTTACGGTCTTTTTGGAATGGCTCTATTCGTTATATATTTTAAATTAGGAGTTTCTATTTTATCAGGTTCTTTAACTCTTGGTATTATGTGTCTTCCTGTTATAATAACTGCAACAAGAGAAGCTCTTTTAGCAGTTCCAAATAGTTTAAGAGAAGCTTCTCTGGCACTTGGAGCAACAAAATGGGAAACTATTTCAAAAGTTGTAATTCCTGCAGCACTTCCTGGAATATCAACTGGAGTTATTCTAAGTATTTCAAGAGCTGCTGGTGAAACTGCACCAATATTATTTACTGCTGCTGCATTTTATCTGCCATTTTTACCAACATCAATCTTTGATCAGGTTATGGCATTACCTTACCACTTATATGTTATCTCAACACAAGTTCCAAATATGCCTCAAAGCAATATGCACGGAACATTATTCGTTTTAGTCTTTATAACTGTTGGATTTAACCTTATAGGTGCATACATTAGAAATAAATTTGAAAAATAA
- the pstB gene encoding phosphate ABC transporter ATP-binding protein PstB, producing the protein MKQDVRISVKDFNFYYGDYKALKGINMDILKNKVTALIGPSGCGKSTFLRSLNRMNDLISGVKYEGEILLDDQNIFDKQFDIVELRKKVGMVFQKPNPFPKSIYENLVYAPKLHGETDKKKLDEIVESSLKAVALWDEVKDKLHQSALGLSGGQQQRLCIARAISINPEILLMDEPTSALDPISTSKIEELIVELAKNYSIVIVTHNMQQASRISDYTGFFYQGVLEEFDETSKIFTTPRVKKTEDYITGKFG; encoded by the coding sequence ATGAAACAAGACGTTAGAATATCTGTTAAAGATTTCAATTTTTATTACGGTGATTATAAAGCTTTAAAAGGTATCAACATGGATATATTAAAAAATAAAGTTACTGCTCTTATTGGACCATCTGGATGTGGAAAATCAACTTTCTTAAGATCATTAAATAGAATGAATGATCTTATATCTGGAGTGAAATATGAAGGTGAAATATTATTAGATGATCAAAATATATTTGATAAACAATTTGATATTGTTGAACTTAGAAAAAAAGTAGGAATGGTTTTCCAAAAGCCAAACCCTTTCCCAAAGTCTATTTATGAAAATTTAGTTTATGCACCTAAACTTCACGGAGAAACTGATAAGAAAAAATTAGATGAAATTGTTGAATCATCTTTAAAAGCGGTTGCTCTTTGGGATGAAGTTAAAGATAAATTACATCAATCAGCTTTAGGATTATCTGGTGGACAACAACAAAGACTTTGTATTGCTAGAGCAATTTCAATCAATCCAGAAATACTATTAATGGATGAGCCTACATCGGCCCTTGATCCAATTTCTACTTCTAAAATTGAAGAATTAATTGTTGAACTTGCTAAAAATTATAGTATTGTTATTGTTACACACAACATGCAACAAGCATCTAGAATATCAGATTATACTGGTTTTTTCTATCAAGGAGTTTTAGAAGAATTTGATGAAACATCAAAAATCTTTACTACTCCAAGAGTTAAGAAAACTGAAGATTATATAACAGGAAAATTTGGATAA
- a CDS encoding phosphate signaling complex PhoU family protein has translation MRTLNESLKALDEHYLETLKYVGRNFDVNLEMLQNNGFNPTLYGEAKMIEDFINAFEVKLKEDSIVTMARFQPAAKNLRKLVMIINSVRVLERMGDLLKANLTLIKDIEKKSPNLAYALSEKVLPIAKKIRGLFQMYVDAFLNEDVSLLYNVLYLDEEVDDLIDSNTEYFLTKMKETPDNVVGGSELMLLDKKFERLSDHIIHLVSDLIYILNGENTRKSQLESKSKGNL, from the coding sequence ATGAGAACTTTAAACGAATCTTTAAAAGCTTTAGATGAACACTACTTAGAAACATTAAAATATGTTGGAAGAAATTTTGATGTTAATTTAGAAATGCTTCAAAATAATGGTTTTAATCCAACTCTTTATGGAGAAGCAAAAATGATTGAAGACTTTATCAACGCTTTTGAAGTAAAATTAAAAGAGGATTCTATAGTTACGATGGCTAGATTTCAGCCAGCAGCTAAAAATCTTAGAAAATTAGTTATGATTATCAATAGTGTTAGAGTACTTGAAAGAATGGGAGATCTTTTAAAAGCTAATCTTACTTTAATTAAAGATATAGAAAAAAAATCTCCAAACCTTGCATATGCTTTAAGTGAAAAAGTTTTACCTATAGCAAAAAAAATTAGAGGTCTTTTTCAAATGTATGTTGATGCTTTCTTAAATGAAGATGTTAGTTTACTTTATAACGTTTTATATCTTGATGAAGAAGTTGATGATTTAATCGATTCTAATACAGAATATTTTTTAACTAAAATGAAAGAAACTCCAGATAACGTTGTTGGAGGTTCTGAACTTATGCTATTAGATAAAAAGTTTGAGAGACTGTCAGATCATATAATACATTTAGTAAGTGATTTAATTTATATTCTAAACGGAGAAAATACTAGAAAGTCACAACTTGAAAGTAAAAGCAAAGGGAACCTATAA